In the genome of Streptomyces globosus, one region contains:
- a CDS encoding phosphatidylglycerol lysyltransferase domain-containing protein codes for MKPRPTVVTPRCRRAAATACVWYLRVMALLNVLAVLSAPLRDRVREHNEGEHFTPYLLTAGLVSAILALCLAVTMRRRKRAAWILNTVLAALTLSVMILWLLVPGEEPGFRHHWINWASAALTALFLLALLVARTEFTSKGDRSNPRTALGTLAGGVLLGGALGVALVQATGTGAGAGLSDRLGYVLSRFVTLDPSERAARLVQVPGWVDGTLNVTAALVFLSVLYVAFRSPRGVVLTEDDEARLRTLLDRHGERDSLGYFALRRDKAAVFSPSGKAAVTYRVVNGVSLASGDPVGDPEAWPGAIDAWLAEARAHAWVPAVMGASEEAGVIYGRHGLSALELGDEAVVEVADFTLEGRAMRGVRQAHNRVRRAGYSVRVRRHGDIPEPEMARLVADADRWRDGATERGFSMALGRLGSPDDGRCVMVECHDAHGELRALLSFVPWGDKGLSLDLMRRDRDSDNGLVEFMVIELLRQADDVGLARVSLNFAMFRSVFERGDRLGAGPVLRLWRTALGFLSRWWQIESLYRANAKYRPVWEPRFVLFRKSGELPRIALAAGRAEGFVTTPGLPALLRRQSRAA; via the coding sequence GTGAAGCCTCGCCCGACCGTGGTGACACCACGGTGCCGTCGCGCGGCGGCCACAGCCTGCGTCTGGTACCTGCGTGTCATGGCTCTGCTCAATGTGCTGGCGGTGCTGTCCGCTCCCCTGCGCGACCGGGTGCGGGAACACAACGAGGGCGAGCACTTCACCCCGTACCTGCTCACCGCCGGCCTGGTGTCCGCGATCCTCGCCCTGTGCCTGGCCGTCACCATGCGCAGGCGCAAGCGCGCGGCGTGGATTCTCAACACGGTCCTCGCCGCGCTGACCCTGTCGGTCATGATCCTCTGGCTGCTCGTGCCCGGCGAGGAACCCGGCTTCCGCCACCACTGGATCAACTGGGCCTCCGCCGCGCTCACCGCCCTCTTCCTGCTGGCCCTGCTTGTGGCGCGTACGGAGTTCACGTCGAAGGGCGACCGCTCCAACCCGCGGACCGCGCTCGGGACCCTGGCCGGCGGTGTGCTCCTCGGCGGCGCGCTGGGGGTGGCGCTGGTGCAGGCGACCGGCACCGGTGCCGGAGCGGGCTTGTCCGACCGCCTCGGCTACGTCCTGTCCCGCTTTGTCACGCTGGACCCCTCCGAGAGGGCCGCCCGCCTAGTCCAGGTGCCCGGCTGGGTCGACGGAACGCTCAACGTGACAGCGGCACTCGTGTTCCTGAGCGTGCTGTACGTGGCGTTCCGCAGCCCCCGGGGGGTGGTGCTGACCGAGGACGACGAGGCCCGGCTGCGCACCCTCCTCGACCGGCACGGCGAGCGCGACTCCCTGGGCTATTTCGCCCTGCGCCGCGACAAGGCGGCCGTCTTCTCCCCGAGCGGCAAGGCGGCCGTGACCTACCGCGTGGTCAACGGCGTCTCCCTGGCCTCCGGCGACCCCGTCGGAGACCCCGAGGCGTGGCCCGGCGCCATCGACGCCTGGCTCGCCGAGGCACGGGCGCACGCCTGGGTCCCGGCCGTGATGGGGGCGTCCGAGGAAGCGGGAGTGATCTACGGACGACACGGTCTGAGCGCCCTCGAACTGGGCGACGAAGCCGTCGTGGAGGTCGCGGACTTCACCCTGGAGGGACGCGCGATGCGCGGCGTCCGGCAGGCGCACAACCGGGTCCGGCGCGCCGGCTACAGCGTGCGGGTGCGCCGCCACGGGGACATACCGGAGCCGGAGATGGCCCGCCTGGTGGCCGATGCCGACCGCTGGCGCGACGGGGCGACCGAACGCGGCTTCTCGATGGCGCTCGGCAGGCTCGGATCGCCGGACGACGGACGCTGCGTGATGGTCGAGTGCCACGACGCCCACGGCGAACTGCGCGCGCTGCTCAGCTTCGTTCCCTGGGGGGACAAGGGGCTCTCGCTCGACCTGATGCGCCGGGACCGCGACAGCGACAACGGCCTGGTGGAGTTCATGGTGATCGAGCTGCTGCGGCAGGCGGACGACGTGGGACTGGCCCGGGTCTCGCTGAACTTCGCGATGTTCCGGTCGGTCTTCGAACGCGGAGACCGCCTGGGCGCCGGACCCGTCCTGCGGCTGTGGCGCACCGCCCTGGGGTTCCTTTCCCGCTGGTGGCAGATCGAATCGCTGTACCGGGCGAACGCCAAGTACCGGCCGGTCTGGGAACCCCGCTTCGTCCTCTTCCGGAAGAGCGGCGAACTGCCCCGGATCGCCCTGGCCGCCGGCCGCGCGGAGGGCTTCGTCACGACGCCCGGCCTGCCCGCCCTCCTCAGGCGGCAATCGCGCGCCGCCTGA
- a CDS encoding response regulator codes for MVVDDEALVRSGFEMILNASDGIEVVATAEGAQAADVVRRERPDVVLLDIRMPDVDGLTVLRQLQELPDPPHIAMLTTFDTDEYILTALRSGASGFLLKDTEPEQLAQLVRTLAAGGVVMSPKASRALLRSHPGAGAPQDADVARVGLLSDRERDVLVLIAEGLSNADIGTRIHLSQGTVKDHVSSILTKLRVTSRVQAALLAERAGLLTHDDTTARDNGR; via the coding sequence ATGGTGGTGGACGACGAGGCCCTGGTGCGGTCCGGTTTCGAGATGATCCTGAACGCGTCCGACGGGATCGAGGTCGTGGCGACTGCGGAAGGGGCGCAGGCGGCCGACGTGGTCCGGCGCGAGCGGCCGGACGTCGTGCTCCTCGACATCCGCATGCCGGACGTGGACGGCCTGACGGTGCTGCGGCAGCTCCAGGAACTGCCCGACCCCCCGCACATCGCCATGCTGACCACGTTCGACACGGACGAGTACATCCTCACCGCCCTGCGCTCGGGAGCCTCCGGCTTCCTCCTCAAGGACACCGAGCCCGAACAGCTTGCCCAGCTGGTCCGCACCCTGGCCGCGGGCGGCGTCGTCATGTCGCCGAAGGCCTCACGCGCGCTGCTCCGCAGCCACCCCGGGGCCGGAGCACCCCAGGACGCGGACGTCGCACGCGTCGGCCTCCTCAGCGACCGGGAACGCGACGTCCTCGTCCTGATCGCCGAAGGACTCTCCAACGCCGACATCGGCACCCGCATCCACCTCAGCCAGGGCACGGTCAAGGACCACGTCAGCTCGATCCTGACGAAACTGCGGGTCACCAGCCGCGTCCAGGCCGCACTCCTCGCCGAGCGCGCAGGACTGCTCACCCACGACGACACCACGGCACGGGACAACGGACGATGA